A region from the Streptomyces sp. 3214.6 genome encodes:
- a CDS encoding elongation factor G — MHLLNLGILAHVDAGKTSLTERLLHSVGVIDELGSVDAGSTRTDTLALERRRGITIKSAVVSFRVDDVTVNLIDTPGHPDFIAEVERVLGVLDGAVLVVSAVEGVQAQTRILMRTLRRLRIPTLVFVNKIDRPGARDEGVLRELTERLSAPVVPMGTVTGLGTPEAAFRLGRVPELGVLTGLDVLTEHDDDLLSAYVDGAVTPERVRAALLAQTRDVLVHPVHFGSATTGAGVPELIAAIRELLPVAEGDPEGPLSGTVFKVERGPAGEKIAYARLFSGTLRTRDEVRYGAGAGKVTAISVFDQGTDVRREEVSAGRIARLWGLPDVRVGDSLGAPRKEHGHFFAPPTLETVVVPAPDTDRRSLHVALTRLAEQDPLIGLRHDEVRQETSVSLYGEVQKEVVQATLADEYGLHVTFRETTPLCVERPAGAGAAAEFIKKDANPFLATVGLRVEPAPPGSGVTFGLEVELGAMPYAFFKAVEDTVRETLGQGLHGWQVTDCAVTMTHSGYWPRQSHAHQGFDKSMSSTGHDFRGLTPLVLTEALRRAGTQVYEPMHRFRVEAPADTLGALLPVLAALRAVPRTTDTRGARCVLEGVVPAARVHGLEQRIPGLTRGEGEWESGFDHYAPVTHGTPPQRPRTDHNPLNRKEYLLNVTGRVSNWADGE, encoded by the coding sequence GTGCACTTGCTCAACCTCGGAATCCTCGCCCATGTCGACGCCGGTAAGACCAGCCTCACCGAGCGGCTGCTGCACTCGGTCGGCGTCATCGACGAGCTCGGCAGCGTCGACGCGGGCAGCACCCGGACCGACACCCTCGCGCTGGAGCGCCGACGCGGGATCACCATCAAGTCGGCCGTCGTCTCGTTCCGGGTCGACGACGTCACCGTCAACCTGATCGACACCCCGGGCCACCCGGACTTCATCGCCGAGGTGGAGCGGGTCCTCGGTGTGCTCGACGGGGCCGTGCTCGTCGTCTCGGCCGTGGAGGGCGTCCAGGCACAGACCAGGATCCTGATGCGGACGCTGCGCCGGCTGCGCATCCCCACCCTTGTCTTCGTCAACAAGATCGACCGGCCCGGCGCCCGCGACGAGGGCGTCCTGCGGGAACTGACCGAGCGGCTGTCCGCGCCGGTCGTCCCGATGGGCACCGTCACGGGACTGGGCACGCCCGAGGCCGCCTTCCGCCTCGGCCGGGTGCCCGAGCTCGGCGTTCTCACCGGGCTCGACGTCCTCACCGAGCACGACGACGACCTTCTGTCGGCGTACGTCGACGGCGCCGTCACACCGGAGCGCGTGCGCGCCGCGCTGCTCGCCCAGACCCGCGACGTCCTCGTCCACCCGGTCCACTTCGGCTCCGCGACGACCGGTGCCGGGGTGCCCGAACTGATCGCCGCAATCCGGGAGTTGCTGCCCGTCGCCGAGGGAGACCCCGAAGGCCCGCTCTCCGGCACGGTGTTCAAGGTGGAGCGGGGTCCGGCGGGCGAGAAGATCGCCTACGCCCGTCTGTTCTCCGGCACCCTGCGCACCCGCGACGAGGTCCGGTACGGAGCCGGCGCCGGTAAGGTCACCGCGATCAGCGTCTTCGACCAGGGCACGGACGTACGGCGGGAGGAGGTGTCCGCGGGCCGGATCGCCCGGCTGTGGGGACTCCCCGACGTCCGCGTCGGCGACAGCCTCGGCGCACCCCGCAAGGAACACGGCCACTTCTTCGCGCCGCCGACCCTGGAGACGGTCGTGGTGCCCGCTCCGGACACCGACCGGCGTTCCCTGCACGTCGCCCTCACCCGGCTGGCCGAACAGGACCCGCTGATCGGCCTGCGTCACGACGAGGTCCGCCAGGAGACGTCGGTGTCGCTGTACGGGGAGGTGCAGAAGGAGGTTGTGCAGGCGACTCTTGCCGACGAGTACGGCCTGCACGTCACCTTCCGCGAGACGACACCGCTGTGCGTCGAGCGCCCGGCCGGCGCCGGGGCGGCGGCCGAGTTCATCAAGAAGGACGCGAACCCCTTCCTCGCCACCGTCGGTCTGCGCGTCGAGCCGGCCCCGCCCGGCAGCGGCGTGACCTTCGGCCTGGAGGTGGAGCTGGGCGCGATGCCGTACGCGTTCTTCAAGGCGGTCGAGGACACCGTCCGCGAGACGCTCGGCCAGGGGCTGCACGGCTGGCAGGTCACCGACTGTGCCGTCACCATGACCCACTCCGGGTACTGGCCCCGCCAGAGCCATGCCCACCAGGGCTTCGACAAGAGCATGTCCAGCACCGGTCACGACTTCCGCGGCCTGACCCCGTTGGTCCTGACCGAGGCGCTGCGCCGGGCCGGGACGCAGGTGTACGAGCCGATGCACCGCTTCCGCGTCGAGGCCCCGGCGGACACCCTGGGCGCGCTGCTGCCCGTGCTCGCCGCGCTGCGTGCCGTACCGCGCACGACGGACACCAGGGGCGCGCGATGCGTGCTGGAAGGGGTGGTGCCGGCCGCGCGGGTGCACGGCCTCGAACAGAGGATTCCGGGGCTGACGCGGGGTGAGGGCGAGTGGGAGAGCGGCTTCGACCACTACGCGCCCGTCACCCACGGCACCCCGCCCCAGCGGCCGCGCACGGACCACAACCCGCTGAACCGCAAGGAGTATCTGTTGAACGTGACAGGTCGGGTGTCCAACTGGGCAGACGGGGAATGA
- a CDS encoding XdhC family protein, which yields MREILPVLSGWYACGVPFGLATVVAVSRSAPRDPGAAMAVGPGDEVVGSVSGGCVEGAVFELAQQVVADGSARLETFGYSAEDAFAVGLTCGGEITVLVRPVTPGLDASFGAVAASVAAGEPVTVATVTDGPAPRGAALAVWPERTCGTLGSAGLDVAVTADARGELALGVTGVRHYGPRGQRREDAVSVFLHSFAPPPRMLVFGAIDYAAAVARIGDFLGYRVTVCDARPVFATPKRFPPGVEVVVDWPHRYLRGTDTDGRTVICVLTHDPKFDVPLLEVALRRPAAYIGAMGSRRTHDQRRARLVEAGLTDRELSRLRSPVGLDLGARTPEEVAVSVAAEIVALRWGGSGAPLTATAGAIHRARGDQAPSVR from the coding sequence ATGCGCGAGATTCTCCCGGTGCTGAGCGGGTGGTACGCCTGCGGTGTGCCGTTCGGGCTCGCCACCGTGGTCGCCGTCAGCCGCAGCGCGCCGCGTGATCCGGGCGCGGCGATGGCGGTGGGGCCGGGCGACGAGGTCGTGGGCAGTGTGTCCGGGGGCTGTGTGGAGGGCGCGGTGTTCGAGCTGGCCCAGCAGGTCGTGGCCGACGGGAGCGCCCGGCTGGAGACCTTCGGGTACAGCGCCGAGGACGCGTTCGCCGTCGGGCTGACCTGCGGCGGCGAGATCACCGTGCTGGTGCGTCCCGTGACGCCCGGCCTCGACGCGTCGTTCGGGGCGGTCGCGGCCTCGGTCGCCGCGGGCGAGCCGGTGACGGTGGCCACGGTCACCGACGGCCCGGCGCCGCGCGGGGCCGCCCTCGCGGTCTGGCCGGAGCGGACCTGCGGCACGCTGGGCTCGGCCGGTCTGGACGTGGCGGTCACGGCCGACGCGCGCGGTGAGCTCGCCCTCGGCGTCACCGGAGTCCGGCACTACGGGCCGCGCGGCCAGCGACGGGAGGACGCCGTCTCGGTGTTTCTGCACTCCTTCGCGCCGCCGCCGCGCATGCTGGTGTTCGGTGCGATCGACTACGCGGCCGCCGTCGCCCGGATCGGCGACTTCCTCGGCTACCGGGTCACGGTGTGCGACGCCCGCCCGGTCTTCGCCACCCCGAAGCGGTTCCCGCCGGGCGTGGAGGTGGTGGTGGACTGGCCGCACCGGTATCTGCGCGGCACGGACACCGACGGACGCACGGTGATCTGCGTGCTGACCCACGACCCGAAGTTCGACGTGCCGCTGCTGGAGGTGGCGCTGCGCCGGCCGGCCGCCTACATCGGGGCGATGGGCAGCCGCCGCACCCACGACCAGCGCCGTGCGCGACTCGTCGAGGCCGGACTCACCGACCGCGAGCTGTCCCGGCTGCGCTCGCCGGTCGGGCTGGACCTGGGGGCCCGTACGCCCGAGGAGGTCGCCGTGTCGGTGGCCGCCGAGATCGTCGCGCTGCGCTGGGGCGGCAGCGGCGCTCCGCTGACGGCGACGGCCGGGGCGATCCACCGTGCGCGGGGAGATCAGGCGCCGTCCGTCCGGTAG
- a CDS encoding aminoglycoside phosphotransferase family protein translates to MLIDTTLVRRLLTAQFPHWARLPVTPVPKSGMDNATFRLGDELSVRLPRYAHWTGQVTREQRWLPRLAPLLPLPVPEPVAQGTPGEGYPYPWSVYRWLDGETATPEALADPVRTALDLAGFLTALQGADPTGGPGPEQSNAFRGVPLGDDRDSIAHEARVRPKIEALGTARLIDAGALTQVWETALAAPAWHKPPVWVHGDLDAGNLLLRDGRLGAVIDFGTLAVADPAVDLQPAWKFLPAEARPVFREAVGADDATWARARGWALAGSLPVPDDPFFRDHPARVTAALHHLEQIIADYRTDGA, encoded by the coding sequence GTGCTGATCGACACCACGCTTGTGCGCCGTCTGCTCACCGCGCAGTTCCCGCACTGGGCCCGCCTCCCCGTCACCCCCGTCCCGAAGTCCGGCATGGACAACGCCACCTTCCGGCTCGGCGACGAGCTGTCCGTACGGCTCCCGCGCTACGCGCACTGGACCGGACAGGTCACCCGGGAGCAGCGCTGGCTGCCCCGCCTCGCGCCGCTCCTGCCGCTGCCCGTGCCGGAGCCCGTCGCCCAGGGCACCCCGGGCGAGGGCTACCCCTACCCGTGGTCGGTGTACCGCTGGCTGGACGGGGAGACGGCCACCCCCGAGGCGCTGGCCGACCCGGTGCGCACCGCCCTCGACCTCGCCGGCTTCCTCACCGCGCTGCAGGGCGCCGACCCCACCGGCGGACCCGGCCCGGAGCAGAGCAACGCCTTCCGGGGCGTGCCCCTGGGCGACGACCGCGACTCGATCGCCCACGAGGCACGGGTGCGACCGAAGATCGAGGCGCTCGGGACGGCCCGTCTGATCGACGCCGGCGCGCTCACGCAGGTGTGGGAGACGGCGCTCGCCGCCCCGGCCTGGCACAAACCGCCGGTGTGGGTCCACGGCGACCTCGACGCGGGCAATCTGCTGCTGCGCGACGGGCGGCTCGGCGCGGTCATCGACTTCGGCACGCTCGCGGTGGCCGACCCGGCGGTGGACCTGCAGCCCGCGTGGAAGTTCCTGCCCGCCGAGGCCCGCCCGGTGTTCCGCGAGGCGGTCGGCGCCGACGACGCCACCTGGGCACGCGCCCGCGGCTGGGCCCTCGCCGGGTCGCTGCCGGTCCCCGACGACCCGTTCTTCCGCGACCACCCGGCCCGCGTCACCGCGGCCCTGCACCACCTGGAGCAGATCATCGCGGACTACCGGACGGACGGCGCCTGA
- a CDS encoding metallophosphoesterase family protein yields the protein MRLLLMSDTHLPKRAKALPATLLDELPHADVVIHAGDWVDTATLDLLESRSRRLVGVYGNNDGPDLRARLPEVAYAELGGLRFGVVHETGPAQGREARCAARFPGLDVLVFGHSHIPWDTTAPGGPRLLNPGSPTDRRRQPHCTYLTAVAADGRLTDVVLHRLPPR from the coding sequence GTGCGACTCCTCCTGATGTCCGACACCCACCTCCCCAAGCGCGCCAAGGCGCTCCCCGCCACGCTGCTCGACGAACTCCCGCACGCGGACGTGGTGATCCACGCCGGGGACTGGGTCGACACGGCCACCCTGGACCTGCTGGAGAGCCGCAGCCGGCGACTCGTCGGCGTGTACGGCAACAACGATGGGCCCGACCTGCGCGCCCGGCTGCCCGAGGTGGCCTACGCCGAACTGGGCGGACTCCGGTTCGGCGTCGTCCACGAGACGGGCCCCGCCCAGGGCCGTGAGGCCCGCTGCGCCGCCCGCTTCCCCGGCCTGGACGTCCTGGTCTTCGGCCACAGCCATATCCCCTGGGACACCACCGCCCCCGGCGGACCGCGCCTGCTCAACCCGGGCTCCCCGACCGACCGCCGTCGTCAGCCGCACTGCACCTACCTGACGGCCGTCGCGGCCGACGGCCGGCTCACGGACGTCGTCCTGCACCGGCTGCCGCCGCGCTGA
- a CDS encoding glycosyltransferase family 2 protein: MPVKVSVIVPVHNPGPAIETCIASLLRQSLPPDAYEVIFVDDGSTDATPARLDALAAEDARVRVIHQENSGWAGKPRNVGIDASRGEYVMFVDDDDHLGDEALERMYAYGVAHDADIVVGKMAGQGRAVPVELFRTNRPHACVEDTPLIDSLTPHKMIRRAFLDRTGLRFPEGRRRLEDHVFVTEAYLRAGNVSVLSDYVCYYHVRRDDASNLSLRRFDPQGYFKNLREALDVVERYTEPGALRDGLFRRWLRVEMVERLRGRRFLDLPEGYRKELFEEIHGVVVERFGPGVAAPLQPTQRVVAALAAEGRYDDVVAFAEWEAGVGLAVDPESVAWHDGVLRIDFAAELTHDGGPMTFPSAGGSPRWPPRDVAEAVWWLGTDTLGRFDRAVPDLLLRERTSSAQYFQPVEVVRETVPAAGDGSLVRLVLRATATVDPATAVSGGPPGEGLWDAWVRVGLGGWTKELRLGPAPRHGRPTPPAGVVAGRVVLPYWTDRHASLALDVGHASARLGLGRVAAEDVSLAGDRLRVVLPLHVPEAVDVLLRLTGVKRGGSREVFGTLSPGGRLEVALPGGDPVGRTWLTTVCLTPQQEGARFHPLPFALHVASDGLLVVPSPQPGGARRLARRVRRALYRALGRITTRGR, from the coding sequence ATGCCGGTCAAGGTCAGCGTCATCGTCCCCGTCCACAACCCCGGTCCCGCCATCGAGACATGCATCGCCTCGCTGCTGCGACAGTCGCTCCCGCCGGACGCCTACGAGGTGATCTTCGTCGACGACGGCTCCACCGACGCCACCCCGGCCCGCCTCGACGCACTGGCCGCCGAGGACGCCCGCGTCCGGGTCATCCACCAGGAGAACTCCGGTTGGGCGGGCAAGCCGCGCAACGTCGGCATCGACGCCTCCCGGGGCGAGTACGTCATGTTCGTCGACGACGACGACCACCTCGGCGACGAGGCCCTGGAGCGGATGTACGCCTACGGCGTCGCCCACGACGCGGACATCGTCGTGGGCAAGATGGCCGGCCAGGGGCGCGCGGTGCCGGTGGAGCTGTTCCGCACGAACCGTCCGCACGCCTGTGTCGAGGACACGCCGCTCATCGACAGCCTCACCCCGCACAAGATGATCCGTCGGGCGTTCCTGGACCGTACCGGCCTGCGCTTCCCCGAGGGCCGGCGGCGGCTGGAGGACCATGTCTTCGTCACCGAGGCCTATCTGCGCGCCGGCAACGTCTCGGTGCTGAGCGACTACGTCTGCTACTACCACGTGCGGCGGGACGACGCCTCGAACCTGAGCCTGCGGCGGTTCGACCCGCAGGGGTACTTCAAGAACCTGCGGGAGGCCCTCGACGTCGTCGAGCGCTACACCGAACCGGGTGCGCTGCGCGACGGACTGTTCCGGCGCTGGCTGCGGGTGGAGATGGTCGAGCGGCTGCGCGGACGACGCTTCCTGGACCTGCCCGAGGGCTACCGCAAGGAACTGTTCGAGGAGATCCACGGGGTCGTCGTCGAGCGGTTCGGACCCGGGGTGGCGGCGCCGCTGCAGCCCACCCAGCGGGTCGTCGCCGCCCTGGCCGCCGAAGGCCGCTACGACGACGTCGTCGCGTTCGCCGAGTGGGAGGCGGGCGTCGGGCTCGCCGTCGACCCGGAGAGCGTCGCCTGGCACGACGGCGTGCTGCGGATCGACTTCGCCGCCGAACTCACGCACGACGGCGGACCGATGACGTTCCCGTCCGCCGGTGGTTCTCCGCGGTGGCCGCCGCGGGACGTCGCCGAGGCGGTGTGGTGGTTGGGCACGGACACCCTGGGCCGCTTCGACCGGGCCGTGCCCGACCTGCTGCTGCGGGAGCGGACCAGTTCCGCGCAGTACTTCCAGCCGGTGGAGGTGGTCCGGGAGACGGTCCCGGCCGCCGGGGACGGCAGTCTGGTGCGGCTCGTGCTGCGGGCGACGGCCACCGTGGATCCCGCGACCGCGGTGAGCGGCGGTCCGCCCGGCGAGGGCCTGTGGGACGCCTGGGTGCGGGTGGGCCTGGGCGGCTGGACCAAGGAGCTGCGGCTGGGCCCGGCGCCCCGCCACGGCCGTCCCACGCCGCCCGCCGGGGTCGTCGCCGGCCGGGTGGTGCTGCCGTACTGGACCGACCGGCACGCGAGCCTCGCGCTGGACGTCGGCCACGCGAGCGCGCGGCTGGGCCTCGGCCGGGTCGCCGCCGAGGACGTCAGCCTCGCCGGGGACCGCCTGCGCGTGGTGCTGCCGCTCCACGTGCCCGAGGCCGTCGATGTGCTGCTGCGGCTGACGGGGGTGAAGCGCGGCGGCTCCCGGGAGGTCTTCGGGACGCTCTCGCCGGGCGGGCGGCTGGAGGTCGCCCTGCCGGGCGGCGACCCGGTGGGCCGGACCTGGCTGACGACGGTGTGCCTCACCCCGCAGCAGGAGGGGGCGCGCTTCCATCCCCTGCCCTTCGCCCTGCACGTCGCCTCGGACGGTCTCCTCGTGGTGCCGTCGCCCCAGCCCGGCGGAGCGAGGCGCCTGGCCCGCAGAGTGCGACGCGCGCTGTACCGGGCGCTCGGAAGGATCACGACGCGCGGGAGATGA
- a CDS encoding SpoIIE family protein phosphatase, translating to MVREGSAERRTGPVRAEIALKTITADPASPDRVRRTLEQALVFAGAALAAVYTPGEDGELLCLAESAGVPRTLYGLRESYPLAGRSPVADAHRTGRPVWRGPGEQTDRAESPRTPARDVHLAALPVGEGPGSPAGAGCLLAVSERPGGFDADDRSCLELVAEAVALPAAALPAAALPAPAAPAEGEASPAGAFSLAMDTGRVDVGDGILELFGLPREEFDGRVETLLGLTVPEDLPSLMSVVEADHLSVGDRELEFRVLQPAGPPRWLRLRGRLLPGGDGRPARLLGTVADVSTLRDEVTEVARVQRLAAALATAGTVRDVGQAVVAALRGPLRADRIALAELENERLVVTVLDPPEPEYWPELWQLEWRSEWPDAPVRTMPTLAAALREGRARIWPAGTPLEPALAEVGPGGLAVLPLAAGGRTAGVCLIGWDEPHDFGPDERALLTASAGLAGEALTRARAFDAEHELVGMLQRQLLPRRLPLLPGATAVARYLPATAGLELGGDWYDVIPLPDHHVALVIGDVQGHSAGAATLMGQMRTALRAYAAEGHPPDVVVAHANRLLMELETDLFVTCCYVDVGMEEGTAWCVRAGHPPPVLRHPDGSTDIVETDGGPPLGVVAQAEFPMTPLRLLPGTVLALTTDGLVESADLDIDTGLDRLAHELSLADPTHLGLVADALLGNAHRGDDIALLLVRYDGMAVKPLRDGWTVWRVPEASRHARRFTRRTLRAWGVTDDLMDTALLVVSELVTNALVHTAGQVRLDITLINQRLRVAVTDASPRTPVKPTDLGWEATGGRGILLVEAVSEAWGTVPVSGGKQVWSELLLEH from the coding sequence GTGGTCAGAGAGGGGTCCGCAGAGCGCAGGACAGGACCCGTGCGTGCCGAAATAGCCCTGAAAACGATCACGGCCGATCCCGCCTCACCCGACCGGGTGAGGCGCACGCTCGAACAGGCGCTCGTCTTCGCGGGTGCGGCCCTGGCCGCCGTCTACACGCCCGGCGAGGACGGCGAGCTGCTGTGTCTGGCCGAGTCCGCCGGAGTCCCGCGGACGCTGTACGGGCTGCGCGAGAGCTATCCTCTCGCCGGGCGCTCGCCGGTCGCCGACGCCCACCGCACCGGGCGGCCGGTGTGGCGGGGCCCCGGAGAGCAGACCGACCGCGCGGAGTCACCACGGACGCCGGCCCGGGATGTCCATCTGGCCGCGCTGCCCGTGGGCGAGGGGCCCGGGAGCCCGGCCGGGGCCGGCTGTCTGCTCGCCGTCAGCGAGCGCCCTGGCGGCTTCGACGCCGACGACCGCAGCTGTCTGGAGCTGGTCGCCGAGGCCGTCGCCCTTCCCGCTGCGGCCCTTCCCGCTGCGGCCCTTCCCGCTCCGGCCGCCCCCGCCGAGGGGGAGGCGTCGCCTGCGGGCGCCTTCAGCCTGGCCATGGACACCGGCCGCGTCGACGTCGGTGACGGCATCCTGGAGCTGTTCGGCCTGCCCAGGGAGGAGTTCGACGGCCGGGTGGAGACCCTCCTCGGGCTCACCGTCCCCGAGGACCTGCCCTCGCTGATGTCCGTCGTCGAGGCCGACCACCTGTCGGTCGGCGACCGCGAGCTGGAGTTCCGGGTGCTCCAGCCCGCCGGGCCGCCGCGCTGGCTCAGACTGCGCGGCCGTCTGCTGCCCGGCGGCGACGGTCGCCCGGCGCGGCTCCTCGGCACCGTCGCCGACGTCTCCACCCTGCGCGACGAGGTCACCGAGGTCGCCCGCGTCCAGCGGCTGGCCGCGGCGCTCGCCACCGCCGGCACCGTCCGCGACGTCGGCCAGGCCGTCGTCGCCGCCCTGCGGGGGCCGCTGCGGGCCGACCGGATCGCGCTCGCCGAACTGGAGAACGAGCGGCTCGTGGTCACCGTCCTCGACCCGCCCGAACCGGAGTACTGGCCCGAGCTGTGGCAGCTGGAGTGGCGCTCGGAGTGGCCCGACGCGCCGGTACGGACCATGCCCACCCTCGCCGCCGCCCTGCGCGAGGGCCGCGCCCGGATCTGGCCCGCAGGCACCCCCCTGGAACCGGCCCTCGCCGAGGTGGGCCCCGGCGGCCTCGCCGTGCTGCCACTGGCCGCCGGGGGCCGCACGGCCGGCGTCTGTCTGATCGGCTGGGACGAACCGCACGACTTCGGCCCCGACGAGCGGGCCCTGCTCACCGCCTCCGCCGGCCTCGCCGGCGAAGCCCTGACGCGGGCCCGCGCCTTCGACGCCGAACACGAACTCGTCGGCATGCTCCAGCGCCAACTGCTCCCGCGCCGCCTGCCCCTGCTCCCGGGCGCGACCGCCGTCGCCCGCTACCTTCCCGCCACCGCGGGGCTGGAGCTCGGCGGCGACTGGTACGACGTGATCCCGCTGCCCGACCACCATGTGGCCCTCGTCATCGGCGACGTCCAGGGCCACAGCGCGGGCGCCGCCACCCTCATGGGCCAGATGCGCACGGCCCTGCGCGCCTACGCGGCCGAGGGGCACCCGCCGGACGTGGTCGTCGCCCACGCCAACCGGCTCCTGATGGAACTGGAGACCGACCTCTTCGTGACCTGCTGCTATGTCGACGTCGGCATGGAGGAGGGCACCGCCTGGTGCGTACGTGCCGGGCACCCGCCGCCCGTCCTGCGTCACCCGGACGGCTCCACCGACATCGTCGAGACGGACGGCGGCCCGCCGCTCGGCGTCGTGGCGCAGGCCGAGTTCCCGATGACGCCGCTGCGGCTGCTGCCCGGCACCGTGCTCGCGCTGACCACGGACGGGCTCGTGGAGTCCGCCGACCTGGACATCGACACCGGCCTCGACCGGCTCGCCCACGAACTGTCCCTCGCCGACCCCACCCACCTCGGCCTCGTCGCCGACGCCCTGCTCGGCAACGCCCACCGCGGCGACGACATCGCCCTGCTCCTCGTCCGCTACGACGGCATGGCCGTCAAACCACTGCGCGACGGCTGGACGGTGTGGCGCGTGCCGGAGGCGTCCCGGCACGCCCGCCGCTTCACCCGGCGCACACTGCGCGCCTGGGGCGTCACCGACGACCTGATGGACACCGCCCTGCTCGTCGTCTCCGAGCTCGTCACCAACGCCCTGGTGCACACCGCCGGCCAGGTCCGCCTCGACATCACCCTGATCAACCAGCGGCTGCGGGTCGCCGTGACCGACGCCTCGCCCCGCACCCCCGTCAAGCCGACCGACCTCGGCTGGGAGGCCACCGGCGGGCGCGGCATCCTCCTCGTGGAAGCCGTGTCCGAGGCCTGGGGGACGGTGCCGGTCAGCGGCGGCAAGCAGGTGTGGAGCGAACTGCTGCTGGAGCACTGA